The nucleotide sequence ACAACATATTTATTCATCATAAagtaaatgacataaataaaaaaaataaaaaaaaaaataaaaaaaaagtataccaaTGCTGAATAAGTTACTACGTATAAGAAATGATAACAAAAATAGCTCGTATATAATACTATTATAGAAATAGTCTATGTACACATTTCACAAATTTTGATCTTAACCCTGTAGAATAAAAGATGACCAAAACTTGATACTACGTGGgaccaaaaaagaaaacagaaatgAAGTTATACATGTTTAGCAACTGATTGAGATTTTTGTGGATGTTTCAAATTCCGATACAAGCCCCTACTCTAGAATTAAGGCTGAATTTGGCTTATCCTTAACCTTACCTTGAGTTGAATAtttacaacaaataaaatatttttattttcagattATGTTAGAAGTGTACTGCTTTCATTTAATTCTGAAGAGATCTCAGACAAAATATATCTATAGCAGCAAAACTTTGGATTTACATATTCAAGGGGAGACACATCTCCCTAATAGTCTTAAATTTCCAATAGAAACCCACAAGAAAGCACATAAAGCAATAAGAATCGGGAAGAAAAGGAATGAGACTCCCTTTCTGCCTGCTCTCTTCATAGTTGCAGTGTCATTATTACCTGCAGCAATGTTGTTGTCGGTGGGCTTGATCTTCACCCTGCTGAAGCTAGACATTCGATTCAAAGCCCGATTCACCAAAGGATTTTCAGCAGCTGATGCAGGAGTAGTAGGTATTGAATCAACAAAGGCCCATAGAGCAGAGGATAATCTACTTGTTTTAACATCTTCGACAGTGCTTCTTTGATTTTCAGTGCTTTCAGTAGGAAAGCCGACAGAGTCACACACGACACCTAAACATGACCAAAAACTATGACAAATTAGGGACAGCCTATGACATTTTCTAAGCAGAAGAGCCACTTGAAATTGGCTCAAAAACAGAAATATAATGTCGTaagttttagttttaatttctaAAGCTCTCTAAATATCACAAAATTTAAACTCCATAAAGGTTTCTGCCACGCGCAAGTTGGCGTGTCAACCAGGAGCAGTAAACTGTGACGAGCTCAGCAGAAATGAGATGGGAAGCTTGAATCTCCATCCAAATCGAAGAAAGTAAAATCATTATTTGCCAGTTGAGCAACATTGTAGCTTGTGCCAATTACTATACCTGGATTTGTTAGAGAGAAAGAACCATCATAACCTTCAGCTGGACTGCGGGTGTTTCTTTCAACATGCATCCAGAATTCATCAACAGTTTGATTTACGTCTTCTGGATTGGACAACAACTGGTAACTCTGATTTTCAATATTGCTGCCAGCGTTATTCATATATGCATGTGAAACTGTTTCTTCGTTAATAGACCCCAGACCACAAAGAAACATCTCTGCATCTTGGTAAGGATCAAATTCACTCAACACATCTTCAAACTGGAGGTTCTCAATGAGATCGTTGTTAAGCTTATCCGTATTTGAAAATGTAGATTCGGTATCAATGAGATCATTAATTTCCAAGAAGCCTTCCTCATAAAAGACAAGCCCCTCCCCGCTTTGAATGTTCGGAGTGGAAGTGACCTCAGGTGCTTCAGAAATACACAAGTGAGAATCAACTGATTGATGATTGAAGTCAAAGCTGGGCTGCGCATCATAAAGCTGACTGCTAGATTGCTGTTTTTCACTTGGATCAGGGAATACCATGGCCTCGTAGAATTGATCCATGACCACATTTCGtgtttcttcatcatcaaccTATATGATTCATGGAAAAATGTCTGTCAGCGGTTATTTAGAAAATAAGAGAGAAGACCAATAGAAGGAAAACAAGAGAGAAGAACAATACTACGATCAGAAAAACTGAGTTCCTGGCTCTCGTTCTTTATTAACAGTAGAGACATTTAAACATggcatttttaaaaaacaaaaccgAACCCGGAGTGCagattttcacatattttaaccAAACAAGAAAAACTACAACCACCAAAACCCTTATAAAAAGCTGCGAAGTTTTTTTGGTCAGATGGGTATCAATTTATGAACATTGAGATCAAAACTACAAAAACAGGAAATTAAAACAGATGATTACATACATAGTACTGATTCAAGTACCTCCCCCTACCCGCAACAACCAAAAAGGAATAAAGGCATAAGTAAATTTATAAgaattttaggaaaaaaatactCCAGGCAGATCACACACCTGAGGAAAGTCAACATAACCATTCACATGTTGCTGGTCAAGGACAGGCTCAACATCAAGCATCCCTTTAATGATTTcatcaatttcatcatcaaacaACGGCTGCAGCTGATGCTGATCAATAACATTGTCAATAGCAGCCTCTGGAACCTCCCGGtcaactgaatttacattaaaatCTACAACATCATCATCTGCCCATTCTTCTTCTTTAAATGGTGCACCATACTGCTCACCGTTCTTAGGACCCGGTCCACTTTTCTTGAAAACCTTGTAAAGTGCATAATAGTCCTGATAATgaatttatatcaaaatttgacagtcagtaaataaataatactatTTTAGCCATCAAAACAACCAACagaaacaataattttaaatcaaaatagtCAGTTGAAGGTAATACCTTAACATCACGGCATGTCCTAAGCTCATCTTCATCCATGGTGTACTCATGCATAACCCAATCAGTTCGCTCACCACTAGGAGCTCTGCCAAGATAGAAAACAAGTGTCTTTTTCACTCCAACTGACCGAGAATTGTATATCACATTTCGATCTTTTCCAGTAGCTTTCCAGTAGCCGTGTCTAGTTGCTCGACTAGACCTTCCACCGTTGGGATATTTCCTATCTCTATGACAGAAAAAGAACCATTGCCTATCTCCAGTTTTTAAGAAAGATTGTTCTGCAGAATATAACAAGCACGTAAGCAATCAagcaaaaagaaatgaaaaagtgtAAGTTTTATCAATCAAATTGAAACAATACTACAATCATATAGCATAGATCATGAGAACTCCAAAAACCTATTATTTGAAGGAAATAAATTCAAAAGGTCGCAATTAACCTATTATTTGAAGGAAATAAATTCAAAAGGTCGCAATTAACCATGTTTAACAACATATACAAGCAGATTATCACATGACACGGATTTGAGAACAAAAACTATCTACGGATCTATCATGCACTGAAGGAAACTTCAATTCGTCTAAAATGTCCACCAACCATATCAACCAAGAGATCCCAACGTACCCCAAAAAGATAGATAGAGTTCGCAGTGTAAATGAACCCCGCAAGGGGAAGAGGAACTGTTAATCAGTCTTACAACTAGGTCAAAGCTAAAAAAAGAAACTCATACAACCAGGTTCTCAGTACCACCCATCGAATAAACACCAGTCATAAGTTATAACATGAATCACTCAGATCAACAGAACAAAAGAACCCAAATAACACAAAAACCTTATCGAATCAAATGGAAGTCAACTCTTGAGGCTCTAACCTGAAAAACACGTCCAAAATATCAAATAAGCATAGGTCAAATCCTGAATTGCTAAGTACTGTGCATAATATTCACAGCAAGGAGATCTAAACATTCATACTCAAATCAACACCAAAAAACCGatcaaacaaaaccaaaaacataaacataaccagcaaacaaaataaaaaacataaacataaccaacccaaaaaaataacaatcagCAATCAGAAAAACATAAAAGGGTATTAAGAGTGAAGAGCAAGAACAAATACCTGGCAAATCCTCAGGATCCCACTTGTACACATCGGTTTCTTTGATAACGTTGAACTTCAACTTCTTCCCACAAATCTTCCTTTTCAGATAATACATCACCAACTCCTCATCTGTAGGATGAAAGCGGAAACCGGGCATCGACGACATCACCTCACTGAAACAATCAGCAGAAGCAGATTCCGAAACTGCACCCATCTCGATCAGAAGACAAAAATAACAACACTCGATTACCCAGCACCAAAAATCGAAACTTTTTCGATCAAAACCAAAAACCCACAACAATATTGACTGATTCAAGCCTTAGATAGTTGGAATTGACGATCGAATAGTAGAATCAAAAAATAGAAACcctaattaaaaaatcaaatttctcaccccaaagaaataacaaaacaaaaaaatcaagctttttgaataaataagtgGTGTAACAAAAAACCCACAACAAAATAATAGGATCGAACCTCTGGGTACGAGGATTCGAAGATTAGGTTGTcgtgaaacaaaaaaagaaacccCAAAATATCGAGAGAgaaaatggatgaaaaataacAGGGTATGAAGGTTATTGTAAGGTGAAAGATTTGGGATAGTGTTATGGTCAAAGAAGGAAGCTAAAGGAAGTAGTTGGAAGTTTCCTACGAAATGAGGAAGAATGATTCAGTGCCTTTGAGTGAGGTAGTGACTAGTGAGTTTGCGAGCTTGTTGGTGATTGCGTGGGCTTCAAGCTTTTGGATCATAGGTTTTGGAGGGTCATTAAGGGGTAGTGGTTTGAGAAATATGGGTTACATGTGAGATTTGGTGTATGTGATTGGAgtattttgtgtgtgtgtgtgtgtgaacgCTACTTTTTCTTCGGATCTCACATTTTCATTATCTGTGGGTATGAATTTTGgatacaatataattttttttaaaaaaatacaattttgatatggtaacaaaattttgtaaaaatctATCAAAATTTTGTGAAAATCTTAGATTGATGTAAAATATTATAACCAAATAGACATTGATTATTTCTCATTAATTTACATTTATAATAGCAATAATGATAATTGTGATcacaatttacaaaataaaaattgtgattATGGAAATTGTTACGAAGCTTCTCTTTGTTTGCGAGGAAGagagtttcttcaaaaaagatgTATTTGATTATGTAattttatactccctctgtcccattTTACATGACCCAATTTAAAAATGTGTATTATCCACACATCATGTTTTTACcttatttttctactaatatatacagacaaaatataatatataagatgttggattcgtctcgataaATATTTgccaaatatcaaattttcataattttttaatagaataTTAAAGATATTTAAGTTCAAAAATGTGCATTAGTATACGTGACATAGTCAACTAGGTCACATAATATGGGACGGGGGAGTAGCAACTATGAGGAacgatatttgtacaaccaatcctaaacaacttttgtgacagtcacttttcctctcttcttattgaataaaaacaatagagagaatgggagagaataaaaacacatgtaagtatgagagagagttgtttcaaaagttctcaaaacatatataatataatataataaaataaaaatacaacaacaaaaataaaaacaaatcatcaCATAGTTTTATTCCACTATTTTACAAAATGCCAAAATGTaaagaaaacaacacaaattcaatgtatattttttctCGAGTATCATTTcaacttttcttttcatttgctttttcatttttccatttTGAGCTCTAAAGACCGCATGTAGGAAGTtattttctgcatttttttGGAATCTCAATCCTTACCATTTTGGCACCCTCTCCAGAGTCCTTGCATGGAAAAGAGGGGTACAATTTGTCATTGGATCTTCACTACAACAAGTTTTGGCATCTCTTCACGCAACAAAGATCTTAACCTAGTACGTGACTATAAATACGAACACCCAATTTTGCAACCCAACAATCAACCTTAACTTCCTCTTCAAACAAAACACGttcaaaaaaactattaatcatcctatttcaaattaaaaaatcacCAACAAAAACACTAGCAAAACTGAAAGAGAAGCAGAAAAGGAATCCCCAAGGGTGATGTAGTCGCAACCCTTGTTGTGATGTGTGTGCCAGTCAGTCCCTTCATGTTGGTTTTTGGTCGTTGTTTCTTCCCTCCGTCAAATACAACACCATTGTAATATATCCCAACATCGCCATGGCTTTCCTCTTTCAATTGGTTCATTTTTAAGTGATGGAGTATCAATCGGAAGAACATGTTTTAGTTTGTTTATACCACATATTTTTACCCGGATTGTGTCGTGAAGACAACAACGTAAGTATCTATAATAGTTATTCGATTCGTTCTTTGTGCAACTTACACATCATGCATTACATTTTGAACAAGCGTGTCTGTTCTGGAAAGAACAAATACAGTAGTTACTGTAAAATCTAACGGTGAAAGAGAGAGGGTGATTAACATTGTCACTAACTCACTCTTAGAGCTGATcaagtcaaaattacgaaacTGATGCTTATTGTTGTATTTGTGGCATAGTCAAATACAAAGAGATAATATCAAGATGAATGTTAAGATTTGTTAATAGATTATGAAAAtggtttccctaaaaaaaaaagattgtggAATTATGGTTAATCCATTACATTCATCTATTTTAACACACACACCTAAATACTCTAAAATGGGTGACATATTATCCATACTCTTATTATGTATATGAgttgttttttaagttttattctAAACAAATGATTAAGGGAAATTTTTATTTACCTATCAATAAAAGGCAGGTAACAATGTCCACGTTGAGTTGGTCCAATCAAAATCATGTATTTATATCacattaaaaacaatagaaaacacATAAATAACTTTGATTGGTGCCAACTCAGCATGTGTTGTTACCCATCTTTTATTGATGGATAAAGAAGTTGTCAACAATGATTACCAATGATTAATAAATACACTTGAGATACATAGTtgatagagaaatgatatttgaacatccattttgtcacaacttttatgacaattttctctctcatattcacatcatattttcattttctctctccaatgctttgatttttgtgcctAGACCTcacatttctttgtatattttggttGTCCCACAAGTTGTCcgtaaaatggttgttcaaataacactcctctatATAGAAATATTAAGGTACTTGATTTgagaaaagaaacaaaggaaaataacaaataagTGTTGTTTGTGGGTTGGACTTTGCGTGCTTTCCCGTTTCGAACGGGTTGAGTTGAGCAGAGTAAACACACGAATCAAACAGGTCGGTCGGtgtatttagatttttttcacTCAATTAACTCCTAATGTGTTGGTGACGGTGTGCATAATGTGAGACACAACTAGGAATCCTTTAAATTAAAGTTTGTATCGAGTTAGTCTTTTTAATGTGGTGACGACAGAGAAGTAAGCAAAATTAATGTTTTGGGGCTTAATTGACACCTCTATATGTTGATAGTTTGATAATGAGGTGCAAATGATGTTGGTCTTCAAACAAATGATGTATTATGGGATGATATTGTAAAAGTATAATTGTGAAAATTAGCTCTGTAACATATTTGAACTATGAAAATCGATCTTGTAAAAGAAAACACAGATTTTGCTCcataatttgagattttttcatttttggcCTCCCTACTTCCTACTTGTAAACATAAAGTCCAGAAAGTGAGCTggagttatttatttttttgcatgaATGTTTAGAACGTTAAAATATGatcatcatttaaaaattataattttttgacaaaggatagattaattatgaatttttaaagcggcgaaaattaaaaaacacaacaacGAAAATTTCAACCTagaaattttctttctttcttcatacatatatataacaataTAGAGACATCATCTGCAAAGTTTCATATAATTCTGAGCGTgcctcgatttattttgatttttcaaacaaaacatgcTAAATTACAATTTTGCTTCGAGTAAGCATATACTCGCATGTCAAATTTTGTTCCCAAATTTTCCTAACATGTATATAACATCATAAGAACCTCCACCACTAAATTTTGGAGTTTTTAAATgtggaaaaaattaattatgaatttttattctccataattatgaatttgttaaaaaaattcataattaattcgcCCCTCAATTAAAAGCTCTAAAATTTTGTGGTGAGGATTCTTATGATATGCCTACTCGAAAAAGGAACACAATTTGCAAAATAAGAAACACAGTTTCATCCATGAGTATATGCCTACTCAAAGCAAAATTGCacgttttttttgttgctaaaaatcaaaataaatcgagacATGTTGGTAATACTACGAACTTTACAAATCTTCTCTAAGTATTTTTATAGAAGCGTATACAAAAccaactcaaaatttgatttctaggATGAGATTTCAGATGTTTTACGTTTTAACTTTTTGTcgcttaaaaaatttataattaattattcctttggctcaaaattttaattttatatggaAAGTTGTATTTTATACGAGCAactaaataactatataatatgttaaaaaatctatatatgtgatatatattatttaaaaattacaaatctaCCCTTGCAAGAAaactatatttattaaaattcattttggcttgttcaatttttttttttatacaatttaaattaatatttttattcttataattttaatatttttgattttttatattatataaattacatatttgctcttgtgtaaaaaaaaccatacatattttaaaaaattaattattaatatttttaatttaataacattttttagttttattttattagatttctttattataaattttattttataggggtAAATctgtaaattattttcttaccaTATTCTTGCTGGTTCTAACCCATCACATACTCATGATAGAAATTGTAAATAATGAGGCATGATATGATAATTACAAGATTAACTTATCATATTCTGATGTACCATCAAACACTACACTAGATACGATACATTTATCATATCTTATCTTTTATCCTGACCACCAAACGAGCAGTCTAGAATTCCATATCCAAACCTCGTTTATCCATGATTTGACATCAGCTACTGCTTTCCTTACGTgtttcattcaaattttgatattttcgcAGTTATGTTAATactattataagaatctcttcattttttttttaacaaaaaatgaagtaaatatgagtttttttatatatatattttgcggttaaaaattcttatttagttcatgttttgttaaaaattcatattattttaagagaaatttttataatattctaaacttttttacaaaaacacaactatttaataaatttaaaaaatacatttttgtttataacagTGATAGGAGAGCCACATATAGCTCTATGCGGGCTTTTGCCCCCACAAAGAAACAACAAAGTGTGAAACAAGGTACTTTGTCCGTCCTATAATAATTTAGtcaattgcaaaaaaaaaaaaatgtctcaaaataaatgagtcatttcacttttcaatacaatattaattactttttcctCTTTacaactctaattaatattatttttattactctcaattcaatatattcaactttgcatttatgatagtggagaacacaccaatacttaacaaaaacacataaaactattttctctctctttcatctatacatttttcttaatatgtgtgaaatgagcttttggcttaattaatctgagacggagggagtaattgatGCTAAAGTTTATGTTGTTGAGAGCACAAAAGCTACACTTCATGATTGACAAGATGCATGTAGGATATGTAATACATCTCGTGCATAGCCGCGACAAGAAAGAAATGTTAAATGGATCAAAGCAGCTGAGGGGAGATTTAAGTGCTATATTGATGTTTTTTCTCCCAGCTTTCTAATAGGGTGGAAATATGAGGTTGTATAAGGGATTATACATAAacttttgttttgacaaaaactGAATAATTTACTCCAGTATGCGAGATACATGTTGGTGAAACTCTTGGCTTGATATTAGCTTTAGAATGAGTTTATCAATTACACTTGGGACATATCTTTTTCTGAAattgatgcaaaaaaaaaaatgatgaatgatttTTCAACTGCACATCATAATGCTATAAAGTTTGGAATGATTATTCATAATTGTAAAACTATCTTTGAACAATATTATATCAACTTCCGTATTGAGTTTGTGAGGAGACAAAAAATGAGACATCTCATAAATTACGACCACATTCTCAGCtaattttcagattttggtAGAAATATGATATTGCATTGAACgaattttaagtaaaaaaaatgccaTAAGTttgctttgtaaaaaaaaagtaaccaaGAATACCGCACACTAAATTTGTGAATtgtgttcttaaaaaaaaaaacttgtgaatTGTGACGCGCTTTGTCTTTTCAAGTTTTAGTTTGGAAAATAAGAGTTACCTTTTTTTACATGCAAATGATAAACATAATATTACAACTTTTGTAGGTtgtggtcggggttcgaatcccgaactttgcatatattatgcattgttacaactataattataatataactttataaaaaatacattaattaaaatatgaaaaaattaaaagataaatttgtaTTATTATCGCagcattaaaaaaatagaaaatactagaaccaaaaatgaaaatactcAAAAAGTTAGAAAATATGGACAATAGAATATTTGAACGGTAGTGATTGAAGGATATTGTGACCCTAATCACGATCTTACAAAACGTGTCTTTCACAATTTCCTacgaacaaacaaaaaaatgacaTGGATGAGGTgccaaaaagaaaacatttcaATCATTTTCTTGTCTCCCGAACACGTTTGAGGGAGAAAGAAAGAAGGTTCACGGGAGTGTGCAATAGTTTAGGGCAAAAAAATCCAATTACACAACAAAACCAATAATtcaattttgatataaaaattcaaacttttgaagatttttggaaTCTCACAACTGTCACCACTGTTTATCCATTTGCCCCAGCTAGATCTGATCCACAATTCATTCTACTTTTTCCTACCTCAAAAGGGTTTCTCATTCTTCAA is from Medicago truncatula cultivar Jemalong A17 chromosome 1, MtrunA17r5.0-ANR, whole genome shotgun sequence and encodes:
- the LOC25485018 gene encoding NAC domain-containing protein 17, with amino-acid sequence MGAVSESASADCFSEVMSSMPGFRFHPTDEELVMYYLKRKICGKKLKFNVIKETDVYKWDPEDLPEQSFLKTGDRQWFFFCHRDRKYPNGGRSSRATRHGYWKATGKDRNVIYNSRSVGVKKTLVFYLGRAPSGERTDWVMHEYTMDEDELRTCRDVKDYYALYKVFKKSGPGPKNGEQYGAPFKEEEWADDDVVDFNVNSVDREVPEAAIDNVIDQHQLQPLFDDEIDEIIKGMLDVEPVLDQQHVNGYVDFPQVDDEETRNVVMDQFYEAMVFPDPSEKQQSSSQLYDAQPSFDFNHQSVDSHLCISEAPEVTSTPNIQSGEGLVFYEEGFLEINDLIDTESTFSNTDKLNNDLIENLQFEDVLSEFDPYQDAEMFLCGLGSINEETVSHAYMNNAGSNIENQSYQLLSNPEDVNQTVDEFWMHVERNTRSPAEGYDGSFSLTNPGVVCDSVGFPTESTENQRSTVEDVKTSRLSSALWAFVDSIPTTPASAAENPLVNRALNRMSSFSRVKIKPTDNNIAAGNNDTATMKRAGRKGVSFLFFPILIALCAFLWVSIGNLRLLGRCVSP